In Mauremys reevesii isolate NIE-2019 linkage group 16, ASM1616193v1, whole genome shotgun sequence, a single window of DNA contains:
- the ST3GAL2 gene encoding CMP-N-acetylneuraminate-beta-galactosamide-alpha-2,3-sialyltransferase 2, with protein MKCSLRFWFLSTAFLLAFVMSLLFTYSHPSMAYLEPGSPGGFHRVKLVPGYAGMQRLSQGGRLGEGCACRRCTEDAGALAWFTSHYDSNISPVWTKENMDLPLDVQRWWMMLQPQFKSHNTNEVLGKLFRIVPGENPYGSRDPRTCRRCAVVGNSGNLRGSGYGREIDGHDFVMRMNQAPTVGFEADVGGRTTHHFMYPESAKNLPANVSFVLVPFKALDLLWITSALSTGQIRFTYAPVKPFLRVDKEKVQIYNPAFFKYIHDRWTEHHGRYPSTGMLVLFFALHVCDEVNVFGFGADSRGNWHHYWENNRYAGEFRKTGVHDADFEAHIIDMLAKTSKIEVYRGN; from the exons ATGAAGTGCTCCCTGCGGTTCTGGTTCCTCTCGACCGCCTTCCTGCTGGCGTTCGTCATGTCACTCCTCTTCACGTACTCGCACCCCAGCATGGCCTACCTGGAACCTGGCAGCCCGGGCGGCTTCCACCGGGTCAAGCTGGTGCCCGGCTACGCCGGCATGCAGCGCCTCAGCCAGGGCGGGCGCCTCGGGGAGGGGTGCGCCTGCCGCAGGTGCACGGAGGACGCAGGGGCCTTGGCATGGTTCACCAGCCACTACGACAGCAACATCTCCCCGGTGTGGACCAAGGAGAACATGGACCTCCCGCTGGATGTCCAGAGGTGGTGGATG ATGCTGCAGCCCCAGTTCAAGTCCCACAACACTAATGAAGTCCTGGGCAAGCTCTTCCGGATCGTGCCGGGCGAGAACCCCTACGGCTCCCGCGACCCCAGGACGTGCCGGCGCTGCGCCGTGGTGGGCAACTCAGGCAACCTGCGCGGCTCTGGCTACGGGCGAGAGATCGACGGGCACGACTTCGTCATGAG GATGAACCAGGCCCCCACCGTGGGGTTTGAAGCCGACGTCGGGGGCAGGACCACCCATCACTTCATGTACCCAGAGAGTGCCAAGAACCTGCCTGCCAACGTCAGCTTCGTGCTGGTGCCCTTCAAAGCCCTGGACCTGCTGTGGATCACGAGTGCCCTGTCAACCGGGCAGATCAGATT CACGTATGCGCCTGTGAAGCCCTTCCTTCGCGTGGACAAGGAGAAG GTGCAGATCTACAACCCAGCCTTCTTCAAATACATTCACGACAGGTGGACCGAGCACCACGGGCGATACCCCTCCACGGGGATGCTAGTGCTGTTCTTCGCGCTTCACGTTTGTGATGAG GTGAATGTCTTTGGATTCGGGGCAGACAGCCGGGGCAACTGGCACCATTACTGGGAGAACAATCGCTACGCAGGGGAGTTCCGGAAGACTGGGGTGCACGATGCGGACTTTGAGGCGCACATAATTGACATGCTGGCGAAAACCAGCAAGATCGAAGTTTACCGCGGCAACTGA